The sequence TCCCCATACTTTTCCCATATCACCAACAAAATCCCTAAACAATATGCTCCAAGCTTTGAGATGACACTACCGAGGCAACCTCTCCCTTCTCTAAATTTGACCCCACTGCTATTGCATGGTGTGAATGGTAGATAGGAGTCACCTCCTTCACAATCGAACCCAAGGAAGGTTGAATAGACTTGTTAGAGCTTGTTGATGAAGACCAGAAGGAGGGACACCAGCATACAAAGAGACCAAAGCCAAAGATTCGATTTCCAGCTACGTTGGAGCGATGCGTGACATACTCATCTTGGTTGGAACGTGTTGGGGACACGGTTCTGATCTTTTAACAGAGTCTATATGCTGGGTTTTAGGCTTATAAACCTACCCAGCTAGGTTCTGACACTCGGCTTTCTGTTTTATATCTAAttcctttagttttttttttttaaataaaataaaatttgtgtaatAAGTTTTTACAGTTAATTATTTCTAGTGagatgttattttcttttttaaaactcCTTTTCAACTCCTTTAAATTACTTGGCTAAACAATCGCTCTCTACACACCCCATGCATAATACTATCACgattatattttgagaaatgatatgtccacaacatttttacaataaatcctaagagcattagcattggagaatgctaatgctactctattttaccattctaaaacaccactttatcattataccatacAATTTTACCATTTCTActacatcccaaaactctatttttatgaaaatattattttttaatcattctttattatttatttctaacCGCTACATTTTTTCAGACTTGTTGAAATTTCATCctttttttcatcctttttttttcactttctctccCATGCTTTCTATCACTTTCTCTCTGCCCCTCCATTTCCCTTTCTCTATGCTTGACTGCCTCTCAAGTTTGTGGGTCTCTCTGGTGTTGGGTGTGGCTGGGTGATGGATCGTGGATCGTGGGTCTCTGTGGTGGATCGTGGATCGTTTTTCGgtgagttttaattttattgggttttgattgattttggtgggatttgatttttgtggttgggtttgtgggttgatTGGAGTGGCTTTGAGTGCTGGTTATGGATGGGTATGGGTTACGGTGTTGGTGGCGGATTGATTTTGGGTTAGGGTTCACGGTGATGGAAGGTAGATGGGTGAGTGGGTTTTGGTTGATGGTGGGTatggtttgtggtggtggtggctagtggtgggttgattttgggttggggtttgcGGTGGTGGCAGGTGGGTGGGTGAGGTGGGTTTTGGTTTATGGTGGTTGATGGTGGTTGGGGTTGAGGTTGtgggtgggtggtggtggtggttgtggcagCTATGACTGTGGtcgtggctgtggctgtggctgtggtgACAGTGGGTGTGGGTAGTGATGCTTCAGCGATGGAGATGGgtgagaggcttggtgaagctTCAGCGATGGAGGATGGTGtgtgatgttgatgttgatgttgggaGGAGGATGGTGTTTGGgtctgaagagaggagagagcaaacggagaaacagagaaggaagagagagaagatttcGTGggaaaaaacataataaaatattattatttttttacaatactgtgaacagtgcaattctatgtttagaattatactgtagcagtattgcaaaaaaatttgcaatactgcCGTTTACAATTCCCTGATGCAAGAGTTTTTAGGGCTGAAAATGCTAAATTTCCCTTAGATTTGGCATTAGCATTCcctaatgctaatgctctaagtggcagattgttactggttgttattgttggggcaaaaaagtaatcttagtgttagtttcaaatttgagccaataacaactaaccacctgtgatttgttataaaaatgttatggacgtagtatttctcttatatttttgagtaaattttgaaatgttgttgttgttgttgttttttttttttttttgaaatgttgtTTATTAGTACTATTATATTAACTTTATTTCACATATTTTATACTCTACAAAATGTACACATGAGGTTGATATAagtctttgattttatttatttattattattctgttgtgaaattattagaTAGAGAACTTTCGACTGCAATTTTAAGAACTTAGATATTATTTTAACGTTATAATTTTAGTGTTTTcgtttctttattattatcttaattGTATTGAAATTTATAAGGAAGTCAAAATGAATATGCTCaagtcttttatatatattttaaatgtgaaaaaatacaagttttaaCCCATTAGTGACTAGAAAAAAGGTCATAAGCTTTACAACCCATTTTAATTTGACTCATTTATGACCCGAACATGATTTAACATGTACACAGTCGAGATTCGAACTTGAATCCAATTTTCTTTATCAATAAGATGTgaatgagaacaaaatttttctcacAGTGAATAATAACATGGaggtttagaatttttttttccccaaaaaaccttaaatattaAACCATTTAGTTAGTTGccacgtttcaaaacaatgtagaaaactagcatctcgagtgtctaaaactcgagttccaagataaaactcgagtttttaagtctcgatttgtaagtgaTGGGAGGttatgtggaaaaaaaattcacgtGGAACTCGAATTTTTAAGACTTGAGTTTCACCATTTTATTTCCCCTCTTCTTCCTTACGTTTGTTCGTGTTTTTCGTCGCTCCACCTAGCGTTCTTCTCCAGCCAGATCGCCCAGCGTCGTTGGTGTTCTTCTTCGTCACTCCAGCCAGCGTTCTTCTTATCTAGCCAGATCGCCTAGCGTCGCTGATGTTCTTCTTCGTCGCTTCACCCAGTGGTCTTCTCCAGCCAGATTGCCCCACCCAGCGTCTCTTCGTTCTTTCTTCAGATCTTCTGTTGGTTCTTTTCTTCGTCTTTGTCTTCAATTTCTTCAGAATCTCAGATCTTCATCGTGTTCTTCaaattcatcttcatcttctatggaactcgagtctttaagactcgagttccatgtggcAAAAATCTTTCCATGTCAGCAATCAATCTTGAGGCTGGGAGGCTTGATTTCTTCattgaactcgagtttcaacgactcaagatgctagtttcctatttccttccaaaaccttGCTAACTAATGATATTCTATCCCCTCACTATGCTAGTCTACAAATATCCCCTAGAGGTTTAATTTTGGTGAGAAATCATATGGAACACACAGATAATAAGCATAATACAATGTGGCTTCAATTTAGCCTTactttataatagaaaaaagtcttagctccaaactaatttgaagCGACCTACCTACAACCCACTATATGGCGATTGAAAAAGCCATCTATgtgtaattttaattatatgaattttaatgaattatataacttgtttaaataatacaaatgGATAATCTAAATCATAACTTGTTTAATAAGTAGCTATCGTCATGTAGTTCGTTGAAGGAGATAGCTCCAAACTAGTTTAGGGCTAAACTTTAtctctttaaaatttgaattcaactCTTTTTAAAGGACAAATTTTGCCTATAAACTAGTTTGTAGCCAGTGGTTAAAATTCCCACTAAAAATTAACAGTctgtatattttgaaaatctaacttttagattgcatgttttttatatttctaacaTGTATGTCAAATCTCGTtcaaattggattttatttaccattcaatctatgaactttttttttttttttttttatgtataatttttttagaagagttttttatgtataatttaagATTacaaagatttgaaattttattatttaattgataacataattattgatcttttaatattcttgaaattttgcaagtatagaagatataataagaaaatgcatTATAACgatggatttatcaaaattcacatccaataaaaagatatagaaaGAGTTTATAGTCATTGCCTACAAACTACTTTgtaagaaaattttgttatcaaagaaaattttgttatcattctttaGTTGCTGTTGAACTTGAACCCGAGCAAGTAAGCAAAATagcccttttcttttttaggcttgtaataaaaagaaaaaaaaaacaaaaacaaaaacaaaacaaaatcattacATAACACCAAAAGAATTACAAATTGACCGTCCGGTCAAAAATAGATGAGGAAATGGTCATTAAGATTATGAAATGAAAGTGCCCCCcacaatctaaaaaaaaaaaattcctcaacAAAATTCACATTTGATAAAACCTAccaaaaagttaagaaaaaaatctcatttctGCAATATACTCTGAAAAACTAAAAGACAGCCAAGACCCTCGTGGCTCTATCAGTACCTAGTGTTTTCAATGGAAACATCTAAGGTTTAAATCTCTCCTCCCAAACTATcgaattgttaaaaaataaaatgtcattttattcCTAGTGCCTTCCGCCAATTAAAAATTAGACGGCAAGACAGCCAGATGCATCAGGGTGTATACTGTTAGTAACACCACAGGGATTTACAAAATGGCCCACTTTGTGAGAAAATTTTGCGAGGAGGAGAcgtattttaaataattttttttttcttgttttaaagaaattgtaaaaatgaACCAATGTGATCTCTTTTAAACAAATCTCTGTAAAGATTTCAAAACTAGTCATTACTTGCAACATCTTCATCAGATGAAGAACGTAATGAGTGCTTTGCATTAGCTGGACCAAATAGCAACTCCAAGCAGAAATCAGGCCCACATATTGATCTTCCTTTTTTCCCAACTTTATCCAATTCCCCCATAGTGAGCTGCAattaatgttttagaaagtgtAAGATAAGTATGTCAAAATCAACTCCAAGCAGAAATCAGAAAAAGTGTCAGCTTACGCTTCAGCATTGAAAGGAGGTGATTATAGTTTATAACAACTTACTGATGCAAAAAGCACCAATGTTTACTTCTTTCGGCTTTACTTTGAGAtatcagattttatttttaattaattttatgattGAATTTATGGGTTGGAATCGTGGCTTCAAATAATCCCTGAAGCCTACTAAAAGGATGCTGCAGTGcaaattgaataagaaatttattattagagAATCTTTCTCTTGCTTGGAGTTGGTGGTGAGGCAATTAAGGTGGTGGTATTTTAAGGTTTTCAGGCAATTGTTTTCTAATATTAGAAactgttttctcttttatctctatttttctaCACCTGTCCTGTTCTGCATCACTTTCCTGAGTAACTACACTTCTAATAAGGGTTGTTTATTAGCAACTAAGAATtctcttcttattattataGATAGAATTTAGAAGGCAGACAAAGCCGTGTGTAAATAACCATAACAGTACCTGTAACAAGCTGCTCCTAATAAAAGCTGTATTGAAGCAACAATAGAAAAGTCGACCTCCAAACATTTTTTCGTAGAATATGACGCGCACATCACCGGTAACCTGTCCATCAAATATACTCAAATTAAGACTTTGGCATGGAACAATTAAGTGGCAAGGATACAAGCTTCCTTAGACACATAAGCTGTCACAAATTTCAATAGGTTCTCAAATTATAAACACTTCGAAGAAGTGGCAATGATATCCAAATTTCCCATGAACCAAAAGATTCCAGATGTAAAGacgaattttttttaaaacatgtaAATGTCTCTCAAGATTACTTTATCAATCATACTCAATTCAATACATGTACGCATAAGTCATCAATTACTTACACGTAAAGGTTGAACGAAATAATGGTCAAGGCATGTTTTCTGGTAGATTATGGCATTTTCAGTGTCCATTTGGACTACACGATTTGGTTCTTTTAACTCcaattccttttcttcttcatcacctCCAATGAAGGATAGATAATACCGTGGACTGCTACCTCTTTGATAACCCTTCTTAACTTGTCTGCAGCTACTCCGTAAAACTTCCACAGATGGACGGTACAGCTGATTGGGTATCTGTAAAAAAGGGGCGATGATAAAGTTCTTGTGAGCAGATAAAGAAAGTAGCTAACCAAATAATATTCAAATCTTACAGATTGGTTCAGAAATTAGAGGATCAAAATAAGGAATTCTTGCCGGTAAACAAACAAgcaaaatgagaacaaaaaagaaaatagcaacTGCATGCATGCTTCAAGACCTGTTAAGCAACTTACTTCTCATCAAAAAACAAGATAAAAACATAAACCCAAGTTCTGACATAATGGAATAACAAAGTCACAAGCTGTTGAAAACGAGTCATGTGAATTTCCCTTTGATGAATTTtagaaaacttgaaaacaatGATAAAGATCAGAGTTAAACTTTAACCAAGAGCTGAAATAATTGCAGAGTACATTCAACTTAATTggaacaaaagaaaatcttaatgAAGTTTCAGTGTATCATGATTTCCTTATAAAGAATTACAAAGATTTGCATATGAGAAAACCAAGTCCAAGTCAGATCATAAAGCCCTTTTTTCACTAAGAACTCTTACCTCTTGCATTTCTGAGACCACAAAGAAGACTGTGTCAACATTAACCATGTCATAAAGTCGAATCCGCCACAATTCTCTGCTACATGGTTTAGGCAAATTCACATCTGGCAGTCCATTAGTATTTCCCCCAGGAGGTGAAAGTATACTCTCCCAGTATCCCACATAACGGCGTTGGCTTGGTATCGAGACCTGTGCAACATATGCAAAATAATGCATTCATTTATCAACTAATGGTCAGAAAATATTCACACCATCCATTAAAGAACAACGACAACAACCAAGTTTTGGTTCCAAAATTTTCGGTCAGCTATAGATCCTTAAGAGACCATTCAGcgtcacatgtattctttttccACCATTCACTATCCATTAAAGAACATTTGCAGAAAACATGTAGGACATTGCACAAAagttcacccaaaaaaaaaaaaaaactgaaattgacATTTTTCAGCAGATTTCTTTTATACATTATAAGTGGTCTTGGATGTCTCTGTTAGAAACTCCAGGAAATGTCACCTGAAGGGCATTGGTGCATTTTTTTAGCATAAAATATCTGTATATGGTATTCTGTTTGCAATTTGGAAATCTCCTGATAATCTCACATCCAAAATTCATGAAAAGTTTCTGTTTTTCTCATTCAAACTTTTGATCTGACCTGctttcctttcatttcttttttgtttctaaactgCAGTTAGTTTAAATCCTATAGGTTTGATCACTAAATTCTTGAATAGTTTTAAACAATACTTGTCATATAGATTAACGCATTTGTACTCAgttataattttaaacaacaCTTGTCATATAGCTTTGATCACtaaattcttgaattttaaaGGATCACTTATAATTCTATGAGTCATAAATGCCCCCGCCCGGGGTGCCTCAACGGTAAGGGAGAGTATCTAGACTAACTATAAACCCAGAAGTCCTTGGTTCAACTCCTAGCTGGGGCATTTCGTGATTTACCAGATGCCTGCTCAGTGGGATGTGTGTAGGCATCCGGGGTTTGCCCCTCAGGGGTAGTCCCACTGCCCCATAGCTTGAGGGGATTCCttgtcataaaaaaataaataaaaaaacaaaaaatgaaaaaaattctatgaGTCATAAGTGTCACAAATTTGAATCACTTTTGCATCTGAAGTGGTCTTAGAATGACAATATTATATGATGACAATTTCCTTCTTCTAACATCCATAATTTTTGTGTCACTCAAATTCTTATCACAATATTGTCCtgcctaattaaaaaaattccaaataatttCCACTGGCAAACAATTCAGAATTCTAAATTTCTCAGTAACCATGTCAGCATAGGTTTCACTGAATGAAAGGATCTGGTTTCAAAATTATCAAGCGGCTGACATTGCATTTCACTACCACACAACAAAATGATAACTTTGGCATTTTAACTTGTTTGTGTTATACCTAATATGACTTACTCCTTCATTATTGGTGGTCCGTCTATCTGCATATAACTGAAGAGCTGCATCTCCAGTCATGCCAGTGTACACTAGATAGGCACATACCATTAAGCCTGTTCGACCTTTGCCTGCCTGCAAAATTGTAGTGAGAACCACTAACActaaggccaaaaaaaaaaaaaaaaatttaatgtttcaCTAAAATTATGAAATCCAGGTTTCTAAACAGATATAT is a genomic window of Quercus lobata isolate SW786 chromosome 2, ValleyOak3.0 Primary Assembly, whole genome shotgun sequence containing:
- the LOC115978227 gene encoding phosphatidylinositol 3,4,5-trisphosphate 3-phosphatase and protein-tyrosine-phosphatase PTEN1 isoform X1: MGLKVSKQGPGQDEELTIQHHLINYISTSCYIRNMVSKQRRRMLVAGYDLDMSYITDRVLAMSFPAERMRAMFRNPLWQVKSVLDMTHQGHYKIYNLCIEETYDPSNFDGRVELYPFDDNHVPPLQLIKIFCESVHSWLSSDPKNIVAVHCMAGKGRTGLMVCAYLVYTGMTGDAALQLYADRRTTNNEGVSIPSQRRYVGYWESILSPPGGNTNGLPDVNLPKPCSRELWRIRLYDMVNVDTVFFVVSEMQEIPNQLYRPSVEVLRSSCRQVKKGYQRGSSPRYYLSFIGGDEEEKELELKEPNRVVQMDTENAIIYQKTCLDHYFVQPLRVTGDVRVIFYEKMFGGRLFYCCFNTAFIRSSLLQLTMGELDKVGKKGRSICGPDFCLELLFGPANAKHSLRSSSDEDVASND
- the LOC115978227 gene encoding phosphatidylinositol 3,4,5-trisphosphate 3-phosphatase and protein-tyrosine-phosphatase PTEN1 isoform X2, coding for MGLKVSKQGPGQDEELTIQHHLINYISTSCYIRNMVSKQRRRMLVAGYDLDMSYITDRVLAMSFPAERMRAMFRNPLWQVKSVLDMTHQGHYKIYNLCIEETYDPSNFDGRVELYPFDDNHVPPLQLIKIFCESVHSWLSSDPKNIVAVHCMVSIPSQRRYVGYWESILSPPGGNTNGLPDVNLPKPCSRELWRIRLYDMVNVDTVFFVVSEMQEIPNQLYRPSVEVLRSSCRQVKKGYQRGSSPRYYLSFIGGDEEEKELELKEPNRVVQMDTENAIIYQKTCLDHYFVQPLRVTGDVRVIFYEKMFGGRLFYCCFNTAFIRSSLLQLTMGELDKVGKKGRSICGPDFCLELLFGPANAKHSLRSSSDEDVASND